In the Klebsiella aerogenes KCTC 2190 genome, one interval contains:
- the phnV gene encoding 2-aminoethylphosphonate ABC transport system, membrane component PhnV has protein sequence MLIWSRKGRAAAGALAVTLFAGVFLLPLAVILLSSLSKQWNGLLPTGFTFTHFVNAFRGAAWDSLFSSLMAGFCASLLALLCGMWAALALRQYGAKLQKYLGLAFYLPSAIPSVSVGLGILVAFSQGPLQMNGTFWIVLAAHFVLISAFTFSNVTTGLARISADIENVASSLGASPWYRLRHVTLPLMTPWMISALALSLSLSMGELGATVMIYPPGWTTLPVTIFSLTDRGNIADGSALTIVLVGVTLLLMMKLERIAHRLSQR, from the coding sequence ATGTTGATTTGGTCGCGTAAAGGCCGCGCGGCGGCGGGCGCGCTGGCGGTGACGCTTTTTGCCGGCGTTTTCCTGCTGCCGCTGGCGGTGATTTTACTCTCCAGCCTGAGTAAACAATGGAACGGCCTGCTGCCCACCGGCTTTACCTTTACCCACTTTGTTAACGCCTTTCGCGGCGCGGCGTGGGATTCGCTGTTTTCGAGCCTGATGGCGGGCTTCTGCGCCAGCCTGCTGGCGCTGCTGTGCGGGATGTGGGCGGCGCTGGCGCTGCGCCAGTATGGCGCGAAGTTACAGAAATATCTTGGCCTGGCGTTTTATCTGCCCAGCGCTATCCCCTCGGTTTCCGTCGGACTGGGCATTCTGGTGGCGTTCAGCCAAGGGCCGCTGCAGATGAATGGTACTTTTTGGATCGTCCTGGCGGCGCACTTTGTACTGATTTCCGCCTTTACCTTCAGCAACGTAACGACCGGGCTGGCGCGGATTTCCGCCGATATTGAAAACGTCGCCTCCAGTCTTGGCGCCTCGCCGTGGTATCGCCTGCGTCATGTGACGCTGCCGCTGATGACGCCGTGGATGATTTCAGCGCTGGCGCTGAGCTTATCGCTGTCGATGGGGGAACTGGGCGCGACGGTGATGATCTATCCGCCGGGCTGGACGACGCTGCCGGTGACTATTTTCAGCCTCACCGATCGCGGCAATATCGCCGATGGCTCGGCGCTGACCATTGTGCTGGTGGGCGTCACGCTGCTGTTGATGATGAAGCTTGAGCGCATCGCCCACCGATTAAGCCAGAGATAA
- the phnU gene encoding 2-aminoethylphosphonate ABC transporter permease subunit — protein MAQTLTLARPARNLRPYLWLALPLLVLATLFFYPLLLIAEQALRDASGNLSRETFWQVIDSKRFIGALLNTLQIAVFATLGCLVLGSVLALILVFIPFPGSQLVSRVIDTFIALPTFLITLAFTFIYGSAGLLNGTLMALFAFELPPVDFLYSINGVILAEITVFTPLVMRPLMAGLRQIDKSQLEAASILGAHPLRVITQVIFPAALPALMAGGSLCLLLTTNEFGIVLFIGAKGVNTLPMMVYSKAILESDYSVACMIALINILLSLGLFMLYRLAAARTGVRS, from the coding sequence ATGGCGCAAACCCTCACGCTTGCGCGTCCGGCGCGAAACTTACGCCCTTACCTGTGGCTGGCATTGCCGCTGCTGGTGCTGGCGACGCTATTTTTCTATCCGCTACTGTTGATCGCCGAACAGGCATTACGTGACGCCAGCGGCAATCTAAGCCGCGAAACTTTCTGGCAGGTGATTGACTCAAAACGCTTTATTGGCGCGCTGCTCAATACCTTACAGATTGCGGTGTTCGCCACCCTTGGCTGCCTGGTGCTCGGCAGCGTGCTGGCGCTGATTCTGGTCTTTATTCCGTTCCCCGGCAGCCAGCTGGTGAGCCGGGTCATTGATACTTTTATTGCGCTGCCGACCTTCCTGATTACCCTCGCATTCACCTTTATTTACGGCTCGGCGGGGCTGCTCAACGGCACCCTGATGGCGTTGTTTGCTTTTGAACTGCCGCCGGTAGACTTTCTCTATTCAATAAACGGCGTGATTCTGGCGGAGATTACCGTCTTTACGCCGCTGGTGATGCGCCCGCTGATGGCGGGACTGCGGCAGATAGATAAGAGCCAGCTGGAAGCGGCGAGTATTCTCGGCGCCCATCCGCTACGGGTGATTACCCAGGTTATCTTCCCGGCGGCGCTACCGGCGCTGATGGCGGGCGGCAGCCTGTGCCTGCTGTTGACCACTAACGAGTTCGGTATCGTGCTGTTTATTGGCGCCAAAGGGGTTAATACCCTGCCGATGATGGTCTACAGCAAGGCGATTCTGGAGTCGGATTACAGCGTGGCCTGCATGATTGCGCTGATTAATATTCTGCTGTCGCTGGGGCTGTTTATGCTCTATCGGCTGGCTGCGGCGCGCACTGGCGTAAGGAGTTAA
- a CDS encoding carbohydrate porin, translating into MNTVKKLPLAMAVIAALCPISVLAQDFTQEQIDAIVAKAVDKALADRQAKIDAAADKKVDVMTNPQTTAASPDLAIPFGLKFSGYARYGAHFQTGDQKYVGVDGSYNGASAIGRLGNESNGGEFQISKAFKSAQGAIWDLNVMFDHWSDEVNLKKAYVGVTNVLESNPNAYIWAGRDFHQRPQQGINDYFWMNHDGQGAGVKNFDIGGVQFDVATVSQVKSCSPEVMADETNPSRITCTGSSDTGDNGHYALTTKTHNIKAGPIDVEVYANYGFDSKAVDSDARLDAWQGGLVLSHTNDSGVNKVILRYSDNSDNSVYNKTDDLTTVYASFEGSHKFTQQAQIEYLLAFHDYDNGKDNTDNRKNYGAIVRPMYFWNDVHSTWLEAGYQRVDYDQGGDNHGWKLTLSQNIAIGMGPEFRPMLRFYVTGGQVDNEHTAKVDGTSDERLDSLNIGGMFEAWF; encoded by the coding sequence GCTGCCATTGGCCATGGCGGTTATCGCCGCGCTGTGCCCAATTTCCGTACTGGCGCAGGATTTTACTCAGGAACAGATCGACGCCATCGTCGCGAAAGCCGTCGATAAAGCGCTGGCCGACCGCCAGGCTAAAATCGACGCTGCGGCCGATAAAAAGGTCGACGTGATGACCAACCCGCAAACCACCGCCGCTTCGCCGGATCTGGCGATCCCTTTCGGCCTGAAATTTAGCGGCTACGCCCGCTATGGCGCCCATTTCCAGACCGGCGACCAGAAATATGTCGGCGTCGACGGCTCCTATAACGGCGCCTCGGCGATTGGCCGTCTCGGTAACGAAAGCAACGGCGGCGAATTCCAGATCAGCAAAGCGTTCAAAAGCGCGCAGGGGGCCATCTGGGATCTCAACGTCATGTTTGACCACTGGAGCGACGAGGTTAACCTGAAAAAAGCCTACGTCGGCGTCACCAATGTTCTCGAATCCAACCCCAACGCCTATATCTGGGCCGGCCGCGATTTCCACCAGCGCCCGCAACAGGGGATCAACGACTACTTCTGGATGAACCACGACGGTCAGGGCGCGGGGGTGAAGAACTTCGATATCGGCGGCGTGCAGTTCGACGTGGCGACGGTGTCGCAGGTGAAATCCTGTAGCCCGGAAGTGATGGCCGATGAGACCAACCCGTCGCGCATCACCTGTACCGGCAGCTCCGATACCGGCGACAACGGCCACTACGCGCTGACCACCAAAACCCACAACATCAAGGCCGGGCCGATCGACGTCGAGGTGTACGCCAACTATGGCTTTGACTCAAAAGCGGTGGACAGCGACGCGCGCCTCGATGCCTGGCAGGGCGGGCTGGTGCTGAGCCACACCAACGACAGCGGGGTGAATAAGGTGATCCTGCGCTACTCCGACAACTCGGATAACAGCGTCTATAACAAAACCGACGACCTGACCACGGTCTACGCCAGCTTCGAGGGCAGCCATAAGTTCACCCAGCAGGCGCAGATCGAGTATCTGCTGGCCTTCCACGACTACGACAACGGCAAGGATAATACCGACAACCGTAAAAACTACGGCGCGATCGTCCGGCCAATGTACTTCTGGAACGATGTGCACTCGACCTGGCTGGAAGCGGGCTACCAGCGCGTTGACTACGACCAGGGCGGGGATAACCACGGCTGGAAGCTGACGCTGTCGCAGAACATCGCCATCGGTATGGGGCCGGAGTTCCGCCCGATGCTGCGCTTCTATGTGACCGGCGGCCAGGTGGATAACGAACACACCGCGAAAGTAGACGGTACCAGCGACGAGCGGCTGGATTCGCTGAACATCGGCGGTATGTTTGAGGCGTGGTTCTGA
- the phnT gene encoding 2-aminoethylphosphonate ABC transport system ATP-binding subunit PhnT, with product MLMKTSVTSSPSLAGTSGITLDSLRVSYHGNVVLKPLSLTIEPGEVLALIGPSGSGKTTVLRAIAGFVQPAGGRILIGDTDVTQLPPYKRGLAMVVQNYALFPHMKVEDNVAFGLRAQKQPRGLIAERVTEALKIVGMADYATRYPHQLSGGQQQRVAIARAIAVRPRVLLLDEPLSALDAQIRHNMVEEIARLHRELPELTILYVTHDQTEALTLADKIGIMKDGSLIAHGETHELYHYPPNRFSAEFLGRANILQATALKDSTEPGLVSVSCGGGLINAFSRGGLHGNNKLLCIRPQHMSLAPRSATSNRLNATLTSVHWQGDLTHLLCDVAGEAVRIVMTHVNPLPRAGDKLALYFEPGDAVLIEVQ from the coding sequence ATGTTGATGAAAACCTCCGTCACTTCTTCCCCGTCGCTGGCGGGGACTTCCGGGATCACCCTGGACTCGCTGCGCGTTTCATACCACGGCAACGTGGTCTTAAAACCGCTGTCATTGACCATTGAACCCGGTGAGGTGCTGGCGCTGATAGGCCCTTCCGGTTCAGGGAAAACCACGGTGCTGCGGGCGATTGCCGGTTTTGTGCAACCGGCTGGCGGTCGGATCCTGATCGGCGATACTGACGTCACCCAGTTGCCGCCGTACAAACGCGGGCTGGCGATGGTGGTGCAGAACTACGCGCTGTTCCCACATATGAAGGTGGAAGATAACGTTGCTTTCGGCCTGCGGGCGCAGAAGCAGCCCAGGGGGCTTATCGCCGAGCGGGTGACCGAAGCCTTAAAAATCGTCGGTATGGCGGATTACGCCACCCGCTACCCGCATCAGCTTTCCGGCGGCCAGCAGCAGCGCGTCGCGATAGCCCGCGCGATTGCCGTGCGTCCTCGGGTACTGTTGCTTGATGAACCGCTGTCGGCGCTGGATGCGCAAATTCGTCATAACATGGTGGAAGAGATTGCCCGTCTGCATCGCGAACTGCCGGAACTGACCATTCTCTACGTCACCCACGATCAGACCGAAGCGCTGACCCTGGCGGACAAAATCGGCATCATGAAAGACGGTTCGCTGATCGCCCACGGCGAAACGCACGAGCTCTATCACTATCCACCGAACCGCTTTAGCGCCGAATTCCTCGGCCGCGCCAATATCCTGCAGGCGACGGCGCTGAAAGACAGCACCGAGCCGGGGCTGGTTAGCGTGAGCTGTGGCGGCGGCCTGATTAACGCCTTCAGCCGGGGCGGCCTGCATGGCAACAACAAGCTGTTATGCATTCGCCCGCAGCACATGAGCCTGGCGCCGCGATCGGCAACCAGTAATCGTCTCAATGCTACCCTGACCTCGGTACACTGGCAGGGCGATCTGACGCATCTGCTGTGCGATGTTGCCGGCGAAGCGGTGCGGATTGTGATGACCCACGTGAACCCGCTGCCGCGCGCGGGGGACAAGCTGGCGCTCTACTTCGAACCTGGCGATGCGGTTCTGATCGAGGTGCAATAA